In Vibrio lentus, the genomic stretch TTGGGATATCTTCAGGGTTAAGTTCAATCAAGCTAAAACCGTGCTCTTGGTAAACTTTCTTGGTCGCATTTCGTTTGTCTTCTTCTATAGGGCCTGAATCTGTTCCCCAGAACTGAATGTATACCTTGCCGCTTGGCAGGTAGAAATCGCTCATTACTTCTTTTGATATCGGGAGCGGACGTTCATAGGCATGAACCACTCCCGCCATATAAAGCCAGTTATCGATGATCAGCTCTCCCTTTGAACGCACATAATGTCCGTCTAAGGTTCGGTGTTTCGCCTCAAATTTCTGACGAAAGCTAGAAAACGAGACATCGGTAGAGTGGCTTTCAGCATCATGCCCTAGAAATTCGACAACAGACTGCTTCAAACGTTTATTGCGAACCAACGAATCGTGCCATACCACAAATAGGTTTTGAGTCGCTTTATCTTCCCTTTGTTCACCGCCTGCTTTTAAGCCTGTTGAGGTGACATGCCAACCATCTTCTTCACGTGTTATCCAACCAAGCTCGCTGAGCAACAGGTTAATTTTTTTTGCGCTAAGTTGAAAGGCACTGCCTAGTTGAGTTGCCGTTAGCGTTTTTCCAGAGAAAGAATCTAGGTCGATGAGTAGTTTTTCTGGCCAGACAATAAAGACACCAAACTTCTTGTGTTCGACATACTCCCCACCAAAGCTTTCGCCTCGTTCTGTGAGTACCCAACGCTCCTGTGAACGCACGATATAGCCAGCTGTTTTCAAATCACTGAATAGAGCCTTTGCTTCTATCCCTTTTTGTTTGGCTAGTGCTGATGTGGAAATCTTGTCTGGCATAGTCTGTTTCTCAATTAGCAGTAGAACTGCTGATTAATGTTGAGGGGCTGTTGTATAGAATAGGGAAATACAATAACACAACTGTTGATACTAACTGCAGTTCACTGGTCCATGTTTTTAGTGAGTATTCGCTCTCATTTTGAATGTTAAGCAAAATGTCGCCTAATTTGTAATTAAATTACAGTTTTAGGTTTTTTACCCATCTTGGTGCATATTTATTATTCGTGACACGATGTTCTTTTATACGGGTTATATAGATCTCAGATGCTATATTTTATTAAGTGTGATTTATATCACTATTTATTTTTAAGTATTACAAATAAAATGTGATCCAGATCTTATGTTAATGATATCTATTCTCATTAACTTGGCGTTGTAATTTAAATTCATGATGTTTTTGTGATCTAAGGTGTACTCGTTAACCCGAAAGTGTTTTTTGCGTGTGATGGTTATCACGAAAGTTGGGCTGAGGTGCATTTTGAAAATGTTGTGATACATTTTAATCGACTTTTGAGTACACACTTTCGGTCATTTGACCAACCAATACATTACGGGGTTCTACCTATGTTATCACCAGAAGCAAAGATTAAGGTTCAAAACTTTGGTCGTTTCTTATCCAATATGGTAATGCCAAACATCGGCGCATTCATTGCGTGGGGTTTCATTACTGCACTATTCATTCCAACGGGTTGGTGGCCTAACGAAACGTTAGCATCAATGGTTGGTCCAATGATCACATACCTACTACCACTATTGATCGGTTATACCGGTGGTAAAATGGTTGGTGGCGACCGCGGTGCCGTAGTGGGTGCTATCACGACAATGGGTGTTATCGTTGGTACTGATATCCCAATGTTCATGGGTGCAATGATTGTAGGTCCACTGGGTGGTATCGCAATTAAGAAATTCGATGAAGCTGTTCACGGTAAAGTGAAGAGTGGTTTCGAAATGCTAGTGAACAACTTCTCTGCGGGCATCATCGGCATGATCTGCGCGATCATCGCGTTCATCGTGATTGGCCCTGCGGTTAAAGTTCTGTCTTCTGGTTTGGCGGCTGGTGTTAACGTAATGGTTGAAGCGGGTGCATTGCCTCTTGCCTCTATCTTTGTTGAACCTGCGAAAATCCTATTCCTAAATAACGCAATCAACCACGGCATCTTCTCTCCACTAGGTATCCAGCAATCTGAAGAAATTGGTCGCTCAATCTTCTTCCTAATCGAAGCGAACCCAGGTCCAGGTCTTGGTCTTCTACTTGCTTACATGGTGTTTGGTAAAGGTAGCGCGAAGCAGTCTGCTGCTGGTGCATCTATCATCCACTTCCTAGGTGGTATCCACGAAATTTACTTCCCTTACGTTCTAATGAACCCACGTCTAATCCTTGCTGTAATCGCGGGTGGTATGGCGGGTGTATTCACTAACGTAGTGTTCGATTCTGGTCTTATCTCTCCAGCATCACCAGGTTCTATCTTCGCTATCTTATTGATGACGCCAAAAGGCTCTTACATCGGTGTTGTACTTTCTGTAATCGCAGCAACGGCTGTGTCTTTCATCGTAGCTTCAATCCTACTTAAGACTTCAGCTCAAGGTGATGACGAAGATTCACTAGAAAAAGCATCGGCTCAAATGAAAGACATGAAAGCGTCTTCTAAAGGTGCTGCATCAGAAGCTGGTGTAAACCTAGCGGATGTTAAAGCTGTCTATGTAGCTTGTGATGCAGGTATGGGTTCGAGTGCAATGGGTGCTGGTCTACTTCGTAAAAAGGTAGCAGCAGCAGGCCTAGATATTGAAGTAACAAACTACGCAATCAACAACCTACCGGCTGATTCGCAAATTGTTATCACGCATAAAGACTTAACAGACCGTGCTCGTAACACCGTACCAGGTGCAATGCACATGTCTCTAAGCAATTTCCTAGACGGCGGTGTCTACGACCAGCTAGTTGCAGAGCTAACAGAAGCTCAGGCTACGAATGCTCAAAGTGGTGAAGCGAAAGTAGAAGCTCCGGCTCCTGCAGCAGCTCCAGCACAAGAAGGTAACAAGCTTGCACTGACTGACGACAGCATCTTCCTTGGCCTTAAAGCGACTCAAAAAGAAGACGCTATCAGGTTTGCTGGTGAGAAACTGGTCAAATTGGGCAACGTATCACCAGAATATGTAGAAGGCATGTTTGCTCGTGAAGAGCTTGTCTCTACTTACCTAGGTGAGTCTATCGCAGTACCACACGGCACGATCGAAGCGAAAAAATACGTACAAAAAACTGGCATCGTTTTCTGTCAGTACCCTGAAGGTATTCAGTGGGGCGAAGATGAAGATGATATCGCTAAGATGGTTATCGGTATTGCCGCACAAGGCGATGAGCACAACATGGTGCTGATGGCTATTACCAATTCACTCGACGATGAAGAAGCTGTGGAATGCCTACAGAACACAACAAACCCTGCTGATGTTCTACGTATTCTCAACGGAAACTAACAAGCTCTAGTCAAGCTCCTGAGTGAAGGAGGCCAGTATCCCCCTACTGGCCTCATTTTCGGTCTAATCTCCTCTAAGAAGATTCAGTCTGAATAGCTTACTGCTTGATGCCTAGGGCACATCGTCAAGGCATGTTGTTGAGTGGTTAGCTATCTAGATTTAAATATTTATAAGGTCAAAATTATGAAAGCGTTACATTTTGGTGCAGGTAATATCGGTCGTGGTTTCATTGGTAAGCTTCTTTCTGACGCTGGTATGAAGGTTACGTTTGCTGACGTAAATGAAACGGTTGTAAATGCGTTAATTGAACGTCAAGAATACCCAGTTAAGATTGTTGGCGAAGAGTGTGTTGTTGAAGTTGTTAAGAATGTGACAGCGGTAAATTCAGCAACAGGTGCTGTAGTAGATTGCATTGCTGAGTCTGATATTGTGACAACAGCGGTAGGACCTACAGTTCTAAAAATCATCTCTAAGTCTATTGCTCAAGGCATTGAAAAGCGTGCTGCAGCAAACAACACGGCACCAATGAACATCATTGCGGCTGAGAACATGGTTCGTGGTACTAGCCAATTAAAAGCAGCAGTTTTAGAGCACCTTTCTGATGAAATGAAGGCGTTCACTGAAGAGCACATTGGTTTTGTTGATTCAGCGGTTGACCGTATTGTTCCACCGGCAGAAGCAGGTGAAACAGACCCTCTAGCGGTAACGGTTGAAACGTTCAGCGAGTGGATCGTAGACCAAACACAATTTAAGGGTGAGATTCCAAACATCCCAGGAATGGAATGCACTGATAACCTAATGGCTTTCGTTGAGCGTAAATTGTTCACGCTTAACACGGGTCACTTGGTAACGGCATACCTTGGTGTACTTGCTGGTCACGAGACAATTAAAGACTCTATCGAAGACGACGTAATCCGAGCTGAAGTAACAGCAACGATGGAAGAAAGTGGCGCTGTTCTCATTAAGCGTTACGGCTTTGATCCAGAAGCGCACGCGGCATACATCCAAAAAATTCTTGGTCGTTTTGCTAACCCGTTCCTACGTGATGAAGTGGATCGTGTTGGTCGTCAACCTATTCGTAAGCTGAGTCCTCAAGATCGCCTAGTCAAGCCATTGAACGGTACGCTAGAATACGGGCTACCAAATGCTCATCTAGTAAAAGCGATCGCAGCTGCGTTCCATTACAAAAATGAAGATGACCCTCAAGCGGTTGAACTTCAGGCAATGTTCGCAGAAAAAGGTTTTGCTGAGACATTAGCGCATTATTCTGAGCTGAATAGTGACTCAGAAGTTGTTAAACTAGCGGAAGAAGCTTATCTAGCATTGAAATGATAAACCATCAAAGTGCCACACCAGTGGCACTTTCTTATTGTCGAGCCGTTATGCCAATACAAACTAGCCATGAAACTGAATTACTCGAAGCCCTTTCGGAAGCTGAGAGTGCTAGCGCCTGCCTAATGGCTGCTTACGATGCATTGGATGACACAGTAGATGCCGTATTAAAAAACATCTTCAAGAAAGACGACACGGCAATTAAGTTCGTTGTAGAACCACTTCTCAACAGTGGTGGGCCGTTAGGCGAGATCATGATTCGCGCTAAGTTGCTACTCGGGCTTGGTGTGATCAGTAAAGAACTCTACGATGATCTAGAGGTTTTCGTTACCTTGAAAGAGTGGGCGAAAATACAAGGCGAAGACACCAGCTTTACAGAAGTTGATGTGATATTTGAGCTCAACAAGGTGCACGCGATTCAGCGTATTATGCCGATCGAATATGACGCAGAGATGGTGGAGACTATGTCTGGCCCAATGCTTGAAATGTTCTTGGGGCGACATAATCAAAAGGTGAAGTCGACGATCATATTGGCTATCACTGACATTATTACGACCTTATGCCGAGATAACGCGCTGAGCTCTTAGCTCTAGTTTGCAGCCCTGCTTAACTTGTTTCGCATCCTACATATCTTGTAGCTGTTCGTTCGTATCAATACAAAGTTTAAAATGATGGCGGTTTCTCTTGTTGGAGAAATCGCTTTGTTGTTTTTATGCCTATAAAAAATACCCGAAACCTCTCTTCCCATTAAACACAAAAGCAGCAGGCACAAAAAAAGCCACATTCAGTGGCTTTTTCTATTCAAGACGCTCTCTTTATTAAAAACGCCCTTCTATCCAAGACTATGGGGGTTATAGGTCTTGGATGTTTTCAGCTTCTAGCTCTTGGAAGTAGCGTAGAGTCTTAACTTTTAGCTCTTGTTGAGCTGGCTCATCAGCAACGATGATAGCTTTACGGTGCATCTGTAGAGCAGTAACAGTCCACATGTGGTTTACAGAACCTTCGATAGCCATTTGAAGCGCTTGCGCTTTGTTGTGGCCTAGAGAAAGGATCATTACTTCTTCAGAATCTAGAAGAGTAGCAACACCGATAGTTAGTGCGTATTTAGGAACTTGGTTGATGTCGCCATCGAAGAAACGAGAGTTCGCGATACGAGTGTCTTCAGTCAACGTTTTGATACGAGTGCGTGAAGATAGAGAAGAACCTGGCTCGTTGAATGCGATGTGACCGTCGATGCCTACGCCGCCCATGAACAGGTTGATTTTGCCGTATGAACGGATTTTCTCTTCGTATGCTGCACAGTGAGCATCGATGTCTTCAGCTTTGCCGTCTAGCAGGTTGATGTTTTCTGCTTGAATATCAACGTGGTTGAAGAAGTTCTCGTGCATGAATGTGCGGTAAGACTCTGGGTGGTTAGGGTCGATACCAACGTACTCATCCATGTTGAATGTTACAACGTGCTTGAAGCTCACTTCGCCCGCTTTGTAAAGTTCAATTAGCTCAGCATAAGTAGTTAGAGGTGTGCTACCAGTAGGAAGACCTAGAACAAATGGACGCTCAGCAGTTGGAGCGAATTTTTTGATAGAATCTGCGATGTGACGAGCAGCCCATTTACCTACTTTTGCTTTGTTGCTTAAAGGAATAAGTCTCATTGATTTTGCCCCTAGAAATTAAATTTTATAGTGTTCTGAAACATTAATTCGCATTATAAAATAAGTTATCCACTTCCGCTATTGTTTTAGGTCAAGTTTTTACTTTTTTAATGGTATCTGTGACTAGAACTCTCAAAATTGCACATTTTTTGTATGGATATTTGGTGTCGTTAAACAAGATTAATACGTTTGTCATATATCGTCACGTCAATCCAATACAGTCGCTGAAGACATCAATCCTGCCCTGAAAATTGCGTTAGCTTATTCGAGTCTAGGTCAGTCGTTATAACGAGGTATTTATCACAATAGAGCGATGTTTAGGTTAGGAGGTTCTGGTCTCGTGATTACGGATAAATGAGTATAGCTAAAAGGAAAGGTGATGAAGGGGGCTTAAGCCTATGATGATAAGTGGAACGGCATTAGTGAATAAGTACAGTGTAAGATAATCACATTTTAGTCACGATTAGCCATTCTATCATTATGAATTTTATATACATATTGGTAAAAAGGTGTACTTTAGCTAGACTTATAACTTACGACGTAAAAGTGTATTTGAAGCAAAAAAAAGCCCAAAGCGATGACGTATCACTTTGAGCTATTTTACTAATCTTCTAACACTAACTCACTTTCGTATTCTTCCCTTGGCACTTCACCGCGTTTGCAGCCGTTTAGGGTATGAAAGCGACGGCGTCCACGAGCTAGTTGAATGTATTTCAACCAGACAAGGTCTAATTTGGACTTTGCCTTATGAGGGTGAGACAACACTTTTATGAAGTGTTTTTCTTCTGCATTGATTGGTGTTAGTTCACCAGTCTCAAGTGCAAGCATAGTGTCACCAAACAAGGTTAGGATTTCCTCTTCTGACAGAGTAAAATTACCTGACTTAGCGAACCCTCGTGGGAATTTAATGGTGTCATAAAAACGTTTTTTTCCGTGTCGGAATTCGGTCTCAGACATATCAGCCTCAGTAATGTGGTTAGATAGAAATTAGTGTTTATTGCTCACGCGAAAATATTGTTAAAAGGCTAAAATAGGAAACAAAACGTTTTTGCCTTTACGATAAACAATCCTAGATCGGCTAGTTAGCAGATTTATTACAGAGATGTATTTGATGGATGTGAAAGTATTTAGAACCTTTCTTGAGGTTGCAAGGGTGCGCCATTTTGGGCGTGCAGCTGAAAACTTGTATTTAACACAAGCGGCGGTGAGTGCGCGAATCAAACAGCTTGAAGGCTATTTTGATACTCAGCTCTTCATTCGTGACCGCAATAACATCAAGCTCACCTCTTCCGGTGAACGTTTGATTGGTTATGCTGAAGTGATGGTGTCTACCTTACAACAAGCCAAATTTGAGCTGTCGTTGGAAAGTGGCAAAGCCTTGCAGTTAACACTGGGTGGCACACCGAATATTTGGGATGCGTATCTGCAAAACTGTTTGAGCGTAGTGACCGATTCTTTTGGTGGTTATGGTTTTATGGCAGAGGTGATGGGGCGCGAGCAACTGAACCGTAATTTGTTAGAACGAACCTTAGATATGGCTTTTGCGTTCGATCAGATCAAAGCGGAAGAGCTGAACTGTAAAAAAGTAGCTGATTTGGTTTTGGTGTTGGTATCAACGCAACAAGATGATCTGGAATCTGTATTCCAACATAAATACGTTTATGTCGATTGGGGAACGCGTTTTGGTTCTGAACATGCCGAGCGTCACCCAAAAGTGCCCGCGCCGTATCTACGTACCTCAACGGCTCGTATCGCTTTAGATTTTATCTTAGAGAAAGGTGGCAGTGCGTATTTACCTGTTTCTATGGTTGAGCCGTTTATCGACTCAGGTCAGCTTCATAAGGTGAAAGGTGTTGAAGATTGGTATCGCCCTATTTACCTTAGCTACCGCAAAAGCAGCACCTCGGTTGACGCGATCATTCAAGTTGAGAAGTTGGTTAACGAGATTGACCCATCGACTGCTTACACGTTGCAACAAGCCGCTGAGCAAGCACCAGAATAGTGGTATTCGTTATCACTATGGTGCTGATGAAGTAAAAAATTGATTCGATAAAAAATGGCTCCCTTGGGAGCCATTTTTGTTTTTAAACCAGTTTAAGCCTGGTATCTGTAACCTATTTCAAAACGCTAAGTTTTCAAGGAGCTAAATTTTCAAAAGCACCAAATTGCAGAGCTCGTGTTTTCAAAGCGTTATGCTTTCAACAAGCTATAGGTTCATTAAGTTCTCAATGGACTCTTCAAGAGAGTGAGATAGATATGAATGGATCTGATGTCCATCGGTTGCGTCTATTTCAACCTTAGAAATCCCGTTGCTCGCTTTATCTTCAAGAAAGCTGAGAGATTGTTCGACTGATTGACTGGTGAGAACTTGTTGGTTTGATAAAACAATACGACACGTGTGTAAAACCATAGCCTTTTTCCTTATTATTCAATAGGTCTCTGCATCTTGGCGTGCTAAGTACCTATCGTTGACGTTGTGAGAAGAACACCTTCTCTAGGTTAAATTTAGCCGAATTGAGTAAAATTAAAACCTTTTTTGTGATTTATCTGACCTTCGCTTCCGAAAATGGCTAGCGACAATGGAAGTTAACGGTAAACTTTTAGTTATCAGAATGAAGGTTATGATCAAAGGGAAGAGCACGACATGTCGAAAAGTATTCATCACAACAGTACGTTAACGAGTGAGCAGTGCCATTTAGCTCGTTATGCACGAGATGCTCGTTTTGATGGGATGTTTTTTACTGCGGTGAAAACGACGGGTATTTTTTGTCGACCTATTTGCCCGGCAAGCCCACCCAAAGAAGAAAATGTCGAATACTTTTCTCATCAAGCTCAGGCTTTGAAAGCGGGTTATCGCCCCTGTTTACGTTGTCGCCCAGACAGCGCGCCTTTCTCTCCAGCGTGGAAAGGGGTTGAGACCACCTTTCTGCGAGCTATGCAATTAATCGATAACGGCGCGCTGAATTCGGGGTCGATTGTCGACCTTGCCACTCGATTAGGCATTTCAGATCGTTATCTACGAACCCTATTCGACAATTACATCGGAGTGTCACCCAAGCAATATAGCCTTTATAGCCAGTTGATGTTTGCCAAGCAGTTACTGCATACCAGCAGCATGAGTATTACAGACGTGGGCTTTGCGAGTGGTTTTAACAGCACGCGCCGTTTCAATGATGCCTTTCAAAAAGAGCTGCAGCTTTCGCCAAGTCACATCCGAAGAGCCAAACCAAGTAACAACCTAAGTAATCATATCCAACTCAGTTTTCATGGCCCGTTGGACTGGGATCATTTGCTGGGCTTTTATCGACGACGAATGATTGAAGGCTTAGAAGAGGTGGGCGACGGCTATTACCAACGCACAGTGAATGTGAATGGTTCGACGGGCTGGTTCAAGGCCACTTTAGCCAAAGAGAGCAGCTTGGATATTGAGTTTGAGTTGGATGATATGAGCCAATTAAGAAGCTTGATCGCCAATATTCGACGTATGTTCGACCTTGATGTTGATATCAGCAAAGTTGAAGATTTCTTTACCACCATTGATCCCAACTTGGTTGCTAAGAGTGGTATTCGCATCCCTGGTGTGTGGAGTGCTTGGGAAGCCGGAGTAAGAGCGATTCTGGGCCAACAAGTTTCGGTAACGGCGGCGATTGGTCAGCTCAACCTATTGGTGAAAGAGCTTTCTGGTGAGCATGAGAAAGCCAGTTTCCCAACGCCTAAACAGATAGCGGAGGCTGATGTGAGCTTCTTGAGGATGCCGGGAAGTCGCAAGGAAACCTTAAAGCGTTTTGCCCAATACATGGTCGATAACGAAGCCGAGCATCCTTCTAAGTGGATTGACCTCAAAGGTATTGGTCCTTGGACGATCCAATATGCGCTGCTGCGTGGGCTCAGTGAACCTAACCATTTGCTCGTAGGCGATTTGGTGGTGAAGAAGTTCATCGAGCATCGTCCTGCTATTAATGCAGAGAGCGTTTCACCTTGGGGAAGCTACGCCACATTCCATTGTTGGAATCAATCTTAATCGGAATACTAAGCTAGGAGATATCATGGCTAACCGTTTTACTTACTACGAGAGCCCTCTGGGCACAGTGACTTTACAGGCGAACGATGAAGGGCTGTTAGGTCTATGGTTTGAAATATACACCACCAAGCCTGAAGAATTAGGTGTTCGAGATGATGGCTTTCCGATCTTTGAATTGGTCACCGACCAACTCAATCGTTACTTTTCGGGTGAGGTTATCCAGTTTTCTGTGCCAATCGCGGCAAAGGGCACGCCATTTCAGCAATCGGTTTGGCAAGCACTTACAACTATTCCTTACGGGGAAACATGGAGCTATGCACAACTGGCTGATGCAATCGGTAACCCAAAAGCAGTGCGTGCAGTGGGTTTAGCGAATGGAAAAAATCCGGTGTCAGTGATTGTGCCATGTCACCGAGTGATTGGTAAAAATGGCAAGCTGACCGGGTATGCGGGCGGTGTAGAACGCAAACAGCGTTTGTTATCTATTGAGGGAAGAATCGAGGAGTAGAGAGTCTTTCTGTCGGTTTTTTGTTGAATATTACGCATTGATTACCGATGAACGTTGAGAGTTCTAAAGTGTGACTTCGCAATAAAAGTGGCTGCTTTCTGGAAAATATTTATTTGGTTGCATATTCTTTAACCATGTTCTCTAGGCAAGGATGCCCAAATGAATAGCCATCACTCTCTAATAATTGGCTGCAGTAGCGCACTGTTACTAACAGGATGCTTAACGGATACCACTCGTCCCTTCGAAGTCCCTCGGCTTGTTTTATTCAGTGGTATGTACGAGAACGCAGATAATGAAAGTTATCTCGAATTCGAGTCAGGACAAGTCATTTATCAATCAGCAAACAGCAGTGTTACCCGCAGTTATCATGTCGAAGATGACCTGATCAACATTGAACTTAATTCAGGGAATAGCCGCGAGGGGCCGGGATTGGTAATGCGAATCCATCAAGAAGGTGCCATGCTAACGTGCAATCAGTGTCCAGCTATGCAGTTAAGCAATGTCTGGACACGAGTTGAAAAACCATTAGATGATTCAACCCTCTAGAATAAGACTCTATCAAAACAGAGTCTTATTAAAAAAGGTCACCGTTCAACCAAAGGTGGGCAGCGATACTCACCACGTAACCAATCATGATCACTGGCATCCATTTCAGGTGACCAAAGAAAGTATATTTGCCGTGTGCCGCCCCCATTAATGCCACACCTGCAGCGCTACCAATCGACAATAAGCTACCGCCCACACCTGCCGTTAAGGTAATCAACAACCAGTTACCAATCGACATTTGAGGCTCCATTGATAACACCGCGAACATAACCGGAATATTATCGACAATTGCAGACAAGATCCCCACCATGATGTTGGCCCAAATTGGATCCCATTGGCTGTACATCACCCCAGACGCAAGTTCCAAATACCCAAGCAGGCTTAAACCACCGACGCACATTACAACACCATAGAAGAACAGCAGTGTGTCCCACTCGGCATGCGAAACTCTTCGAAATACATCAAAGGGCACGACGGAGCCGAGTCGCTTCAATGCGCCCTCATCGTTGTTGGCAATCGCCACCGCTTTTTTCTTAGCGAGTGAGTTGGGTAAGGTCTTACGCAAGTAATAACCAAAGAACTGCAGATAGGCGAGCCCCATCATCATGCCCATTACAGGAGGGAAGTGAATCACGGCGTGGAAAGCGACAGCTGTGGCAATCGTCATGATGAACAAAAATACGATGCGTCTTGCGCCTCGCTTAAGTTCAATATGTTGATGCACCGTGTCGGGTTGAGTCGTCGGAACAAAGTAAGACATGATCAGGGCTGGAACAATGTAGTTCATGACTGAAGGGATAAATAGGGGAAGAAATTCGCTAAAACTCACGTAGCCTGCCTGCCATACCATCAGCGTTGTGATATCCCCGAATGGGCTGAATGCGCCGCCAGCATTGGCCGCAATTACGATATTCACACAGGCAAGGTTTACGAATTTTGGGTTTGAGCCCGCCACCTTGAGAACCACGGCACACATTAATAAAGCGGTGGTGAGGTTGTCGGCAATCGGCGAAATAAAGAAGGCCAGAATACCGGTTAACCAGAACAGAGAACGGAAGTTAAAGCCTTTACCCACCATCCAAGCCTGAAGCGCATCAAACAGTCTTCTTTCTTCCATAGCGCTGATGTACGTCATCGCGACCAATAGGAAAAGCAGTAATTCGGCGTATTCGAGTAGGTTGTGTTCGAGTGCTTGTTTCGCTACCTCAGTGAGGTTGTGTTCTTGGTAGGTGAAGCCAATGATGATCCAGATAAGGCCTGCAGCAAGTAAAACTGGCTTCGATTTCCGCAGCTTTAAATATTCTTCCATCATCACAACGATGTACGCGACAACAAAAATAGTTAGGGATAGGTAGCCAACAAATGAGTTGGTGAGTTTGAGAGGTTCTCCCAACTGAGCAGTAGCAGCGCCTGCCGTAGTAGAAAAAAACAATAAAGAGAGAACAACTGAAAGCTGGATACCTAGCATGGATTACGCTCCGAAGTTAATAAGTCATTAACACGGGTAAAAGCGTAGACCTAAATAACCATGTGGAGCGTGATAGATATCTTAATAATTCAATAGATTATGTTGAAAATCAGAAACTATGATGGAAAGCTGAGATCATTGGAAAATAGAGATGAAGTGAAAAAGCTCTATCGAACACTATGCCGATAGAGCTTCTTCTAAATCGCCAACATTATGCTGCATTCTGAGTAAACGTCATTGTTTGCTCTACAGCACATACCTCAACAGGCCAGCCGTAGGATTGGTATTCCATCGCAAGTTGGTCCGCAACCGCGCGAGAAACCGTTGCTGTGATCCACATACCTTTACCCATTACTTGATACTTAAGTGTTTTCATTTCCATATTAACCACTGCTCTCCTTCAATATTGGCAGCGCGAAGTCTATAGCACCTCTATTTGCTGGAATTTCGAATTTAGCTCAAATCCTTTATAAAATGGCTCATCGTTTCCGCTTGGCTTAAAATCCAATCAACTGGAGGCAAACGGTTGTATTCTAAAAGCGAAATCACTTTTTAAGTATTTGTATTATAATAAAATTCAAATTGAGCACAAAAAGCCTTGTAAGAGATATCTCACGAGATTATCAGAGATCGGCTTGTGTATGGGGTTCTTGCCTTAAGCTTGATTTGTGTGGCGACTGTGTGTGTTTTCGGTTGCGTTGTTGAAGCGAATTTGGATTAGTTTTGTATGTGAAATATTCTAAACTTTTTAGCAATAGCTTCTAGTTTT encodes the following:
- a CDS encoding LysR family transcriptional regulator, with protein sequence MDVKVFRTFLEVARVRHFGRAAENLYLTQAAVSARIKQLEGYFDTQLFIRDRNNIKLTSSGERLIGYAEVMVSTLQQAKFELSLESGKALQLTLGGTPNIWDAYLQNCLSVVTDSFGGYGFMAEVMGREQLNRNLLERTLDMAFAFDQIKAEELNCKKVADLVLVLVSTQQDDLESVFQHKYVYVDWGTRFGSEHAERHPKVPAPYLRTSTARIALDFILEKGGSAYLPVSMVEPFIDSGQLHKVKGVEDWYRPIYLSYRKSSTSVDAIIQVEKLVNEIDPSTAYTLQQAAEQAPE
- a CDS encoding PTS mannitol transporter subunit IICBA — protein: MLSPEAKIKVQNFGRFLSNMVMPNIGAFIAWGFITALFIPTGWWPNETLASMVGPMITYLLPLLIGYTGGKMVGGDRGAVVGAITTMGVIVGTDIPMFMGAMIVGPLGGIAIKKFDEAVHGKVKSGFEMLVNNFSAGIIGMICAIIAFIVIGPAVKVLSSGLAAGVNVMVEAGALPLASIFVEPAKILFLNNAINHGIFSPLGIQQSEEIGRSIFFLIEANPGPGLGLLLAYMVFGKGSAKQSAAGASIIHFLGGIHEIYFPYVLMNPRLILAVIAGGMAGVFTNVVFDSGLISPASPGSIFAILLMTPKGSYIGVVLSVIAATAVSFIVASILLKTSAQGDDEDSLEKASAQMKDMKASSKGAASEAGVNLADVKAVYVACDAGMGSSAMGAGLLRKKVAAAGLDIEVTNYAINNLPADSQIVITHKDLTDRARNTVPGAMHMSLSNFLDGGVYDQLVAELTEAQATNAQSGEAKVEAPAPAAAPAQEGNKLALTDDSIFLGLKATQKEDAIRFAGEKLVKLGNVSPEYVEGMFAREELVSTYLGESIAVPHGTIEAKKYVQKTGIVFCQYPEGIQWGEDEDDIAKMVIGIAAQGDEHNMVLMAITNSLDDEEAVECLQNTTNPADVLRILNGN
- a CDS encoding mannitol-1-phosphate 5-dehydrogenase, yielding MKALHFGAGNIGRGFIGKLLSDAGMKVTFADVNETVVNALIERQEYPVKIVGEECVVEVVKNVTAVNSATGAVVDCIAESDIVTTAVGPTVLKIISKSIAQGIEKRAAANNTAPMNIIAAENMVRGTSQLKAAVLEHLSDEMKAFTEEHIGFVDSAVDRIVPPAEAGETDPLAVTVETFSEWIVDQTQFKGEIPNIPGMECTDNLMAFVERKLFTLNTGHLVTAYLGVLAGHETIKDSIEDDVIRAEVTATMEESGAVLIKRYGFDPEAHAAYIQKILGRFANPFLRDEVDRVGRQPIRKLSPQDRLVKPLNGTLEYGLPNAHLVKAIAAAFHYKNEDDPQAVELQAMFAEKGFAETLAHYSELNSDSEVVKLAEEAYLALK
- a CDS encoding DUF413 domain-containing protein; amino-acid sequence: MSETEFRHGKKRFYDTIKFPRGFAKSGNFTLSEEEILTLFGDTMLALETGELTPINAEEKHFIKVLSHPHKAKSKLDLVWLKYIQLARGRRRFHTLNGCKRGEVPREEYESELVLED
- a CDS encoding MltR family transcriptional regulator is translated as MPIQTSHETELLEALSEAESASACLMAAYDALDDTVDAVLKNIFKKDDTAIKFVVEPLLNSGGPLGEIMIRAKLLLGLGVISKELYDDLEVFVTLKEWAKIQGEDTSFTEVDVIFELNKVHAIQRIMPIEYDAEMVETMSGPMLEMFLGRHNQKVKSTIILAITDIITTLCRDNALSS
- the nagB gene encoding glucosamine-6-phosphate deaminase, translating into MRLIPLSNKAKVGKWAARHIADSIKKFAPTAERPFVLGLPTGSTPLTTYAELIELYKAGEVSFKHVVTFNMDEYVGIDPNHPESYRTFMHENFFNHVDIQAENINLLDGKAEDIDAHCAAYEEKIRSYGKINLFMGGVGIDGHIAFNEPGSSLSSRTRIKTLTEDTRIANSRFFDGDINQVPKYALTIGVATLLDSEEVMILSLGHNKAQALQMAIEGSVNHMWTVTALQMHRKAIIVADEPAQQELKVKTLRYFQELEAENIQDL